Within the Actinomycetota bacterium genome, the region GCCCGTCGTTCCGACCTCGTACATCCGTCCCCACTTCTTGATGGTAGCCATGGCCACCTTATTGAAGATGCGAACGTTTCTCCCTTTGAGCGGGCCCTTGCCCCGCAGCGCGATGGCCCGAAGGGCGTCGACTGCCCGGGCAAAGTCTATCCCTTGGGGGCAGCGGGCCGTGCAGGTCTCGCAGGAGGCGCAGAGCCAGATGGCACTGGAGGAGAGGACCTCATTCCTCTTTCCCATTTGGACCATCTTGATTAGGGCGTGGGGAGAGTGATCCATGTCGGATGAGACCATGCAGCCGCTCGTACACATCTTGCATTGATAGCAGGAAAAGAGATCGACCCCGCACTCCTCCTTTATCTCCCTTGCAAATGAGGTATCTAGTTTTAATGCCTCCATGAAATTTTAGCCTCCTTGATCTGGTTATGTGTTTGGCCGCCGCTCTTATCCGGCCGCCATCTGCCTTCTTACCTTTTTGACATCGTTCTTGTTGAGCTTGAAGGGAAAACTTCTGATATCCGAAGGCGGACCGTCTCCAAAGGGGCGGTTGCAGGCCCCCTCTTTTATGGTCTTGCTGGGGCAACCAGAGGTTCTAAAGGGACTGCCGGAATCTATTACTCTATTTAGCTCATCCTCGGCCAAGCCGAATCCCGAGAGCCTTCCCTCCTTGTCGAATTGCATCTTCTCTGCGCGGGAAAGATCACAGTCGATGAGATACCTTGCGAGCTGGATGCGCCTATACTGGCCGGCCTCGCAGGCCTCTTTCTTGGCCAGCCTGGAGCCCTCTTCGGGATGGAAGGAGAAGAGATGGGTCCGTCCGCCAAGATCTCTCACCCGCTGGATGGCCGCGGCCATCTCCCTCTCGCTCTCCCCAAGACCGCTGATGAGATGGGAGCCGAAGTTGTTCTTGCCAAATATGCGGGCCGCCTCGCCTAGAGCCTCCCAGTAACGCTCCCAGTTGTGCGGCCCCTTGACCCGGCTTCCCCGGTTCTCGTCGAAGAGCTCTTCGGTCGCCGCATCGACCGCTATCCCGACCATCTGGACGCCGGCCGCTTTGAGGGCGGCAAAATCGCTCTCACTGATTATGGTCGGATTGACCAGAACCGAGATGGGGATATCTGTCTCGCCTTTCAGCCTTCTAGTAATGGTCAGGGTATCTTCAAGCACCCTTCTGTGGGTTATCATCGAGATGCAGATTCGCTCGACGTGACCGGCATAATCCTTGGCCAGCCTCTCGATGACCGTATCCAAAGCGTGGGTCGGCCAATCGACTCGGATGAAGCTCTTATCCTCGTAGCTTCCCTTGCGCTCTCTGGCCAGGCCGCAATAGCTGCAATTGGCCGAGCAGCCCTGCGCATAGGTTAAGAGGAGGTTTAAACAGTATAGTTTGGCATCCCGATAAAACATGCCCGAACTGAGCCTTAGGGTCATGGCTGCGGCCATGCTGAGTTTGACGTATTCGGGCGAATCCTTGACAGCTTGCTTTGGGTTATCCATTTGTCGCCTCACACCTTTCATTTTTGTAGTAATCGCTAAAGCCGACCCAGCCCCACCTGAGCGCCTCGGCAAGATCGACTTCGCCCCCTTGCCAGAAGCCCTCGAGCCGCTTCTTTTTCAAAAAAGCCCGGTTGAGTGAGTCGAAGAGATGCTCTTGGATCTCAAGTTCGTACTCTTTGAGTTGGTCTATATCGTTTTCAAGGACGGCTTTGGCGGCGTAGCCTCCGGCCAAGCGGCCGTTCAAGACGGCCGAGAAGATCCCGGCCCCGGTGATGGGGTGAACGGTCCCCCCCCCGCATCGCCGGCAAGAAGCATATTGCCTTGCACAAGATCGATCAGTCCGCCGCTTGGAATCAGACCGGCGGTTCGCTGAATTATCCTATCTTTAACCCTGCCCTCGGAGATAAGCTGCCCAATAAAGCCCTTCAAGGCATTTATGGGCGCGATGCCAAATTTTGGGTCGACCCCCACCCCGACGTTTGCCACCTCGCCTTTGGGAAAGAGCCAGCCATAGCCGCCGGGAAAACTTTTGGAGAAGTAAACCTGGGTATATTCCTCTTGGGCGGTGAGCGGCATCACAAATTGAGCCGCGCAAATGAACTCGGTGTTGATCGATCCCATCCAGTCTCCAACCGTAGACTTAGGCCCATCGGCTCCGATGATGACACTTGGAATTATCTCGAAAGTCCCAAGTTCGTCTTTGGTCAGAACCAGGCCGCCTTCGTGGGAGAGGGCTTGCGTTTTAAGAAGAATCTTGGCCCCATATGCTGCCGCCTCTGCCAGAAGGCTTAGGTCAAACTTATCTCGCTCTATGATGAAACCGGCCGAGTCATCGGTGGAAGCCTCGCCGCCCGGCAAAAATGTCTTCATCCCCAGAATCCTCTGAACGATAAAGTCGCTCGAATTTTGGACTTCTCTTAGAAGCTGAGCGGGGATATATTCGGCGCACTGGATGGGCCGGCCGGCCGGCCTCTTCTTCTCAAGGACGATTACGCTAAGACCATTTTTGGCGGCTCCCAGAGCTGCGCTGGCCCCGGCCGGCCCGGCCCCAACCACCAATAGGTCGCACTCATACCTTCTAGTTGCCATATCTTCTATACCTTTCCGTCATCGGTATGCCAAGGAGGAGCTCATCCTCTTTCAGCTTGCCGAACTTGCGGGCTCCGCAGCATCCAAGAGAGAGATTGGGCCGTCCGGTGACGATCGGGATGACCGTAACCTCTCCGCACATGGCCGAGACCCCGCTCATGCAGCCCTGGATCACCTCGCCGGTCTCCTTGGCAATGGAGTGGATGAGCTCCATCATCTCAAGGGGCGGAGCGATAAAGATGGCAACGTCGGGCTCGAGAGGCCGCTCGCTCAAAGGAAAATAGATGAGATACTTCTTGCCCTCTTTGAGCTGAGGCTTTGCCTCCAGGGCAAGCCTTGCTATCTCTTCGCCAGTGGCGTGACCGTAGTTTATCAAGCACTTGACCACGCTCGACTTGAAGATATCGACCCGCTTTTGAAGGCCGAAGTTGAAGCGGGAGAGGGCGCATTTGTAATTTGCGGGCTCGGCAAAGAAGGTCTCTCCCTCTCTGGCCCTGGCCACCATGGCGCAGTGAGTTAGCTTCTCCTCCTCGCCAAGCCGGCGCATCCCTCTGGGCTTCTTGCCCACGATGGCAACGCCGATCCTATCCACTGCCCCTCACCCCGATCACCTTCTTTAAGAGGGGAAGTTTAAGGCTCGTCTGAGATTTAAAGTCCCCCTTTAGAGCCTGGGCCTCTTGATCCAGGTCATAACAGGTAACATCATCTATATCTAAAAGGACGCCGCCCATACCGGCCTCGCGAAAGAGGCGCTGTCTCTTGTTGAAGAAGGCCTCGCAGCAGCAGCCGATATAGGATTTGACCCCCTCTTCTTTACAACTCTCAAGGACGCCCTTTAAATGCTCGTAGTTGTGTATGGTGATCGGACGAAGGCCGCTTTGACGGGCAAGACGGTAAGCGTCGCCGATGGTGCAGGCGCCGCACTCGATGCAGCCCTCTTTCTCCCGGTATTCGCATTCGATCAATTTCGCGCAATAAGGAAGGAGGATTACGCTGGCCGATTTGAGATTCTCTTTCAGATCTCCGTTGACGGCAAAGAGGGAGCCCGCCTCGACTAGCGAAAAGCCCAGGTTTGTATGGTCGGCCCTCTCTATCGCCTCTTTGATGGGCAGAATGAAGTCTGTTGGCTCAAGTCCGAACATATCTATGGCAAGGTTCTCCTCTTTTGAGAAGAAGGCTTCAATCGCTTCTTGAGCCTTATCGAAGGGGGTATCCTTGAGGGCGGCCTCCAGGTTGAAGATGGCCTGTTTGGGTGAGACGAAGAAATCGCCGGTTATCAGGGCCTGTCTCAGTATCCGCCTCGTCGTATCGACGACGATTTGCACCCTGATCAAACCGGCCTTGGCTCTAAAGGAAGACTTGACTATCCGGCTGAGGGGTATCGCCTCCTTGATCTCATCCACCCACTCGGTGGAGTTATAATAGGGAAGCTTTTGGCCGATGAGGACCGCCTCGAAATCGCTAAGACCCTTCCTTTCGAATTCGATTCCGAGAGCCTCGGCAAAGCCTTGCTCTATGGCCCCTTTGATCTGGTCCAAGTCGGGGAGGCAGCCGAGCTCCTTGGATATCCAGGTAACCCGCTCCTCGGCCGAGCTGATCTCATGTTCGGCCAGCTTCTCGACGGGTACCCGAAGGGCCCTTATCATCTCCTTGACGTCGAAATCGACAAGAAGGGTGCCCTGGAAGAGGAAGGCGTCGCCCTCAAAGACGCCGCCCGTGCCCGATATCTTTCTGCCGTTCACCTCGATGTCGTTTCTCGGCCTAAACTTGGCATCTATTCCAAGTTTGCCAAGGCCCAAGGTAAAGCCGCTGGTCAGTTTCTCGGTGATGGCATCCAGGCGATAGCCAAATTCTTTTCTTAGCGCGATTATCTCGAAACCGAGCTGCGAGGGGTCGAAATAGATGGCCCCTCCGCCGGTGATCCTGCGACCCACGTCAATGCCCCTCTTTTTACAGTAGCCGGTCCTTACCTCATGCTCTACCGTCTGGTGGTAGCCAATCAGAACGCTGGGTGGTGAAAATTGCAGAAAGCGCAGGCTACTTTGGCTCTCATTTTTCGCCCGCGCCTCAAGCAGGGCGGCGTCTATGGCGATATTTTCCGCAGCCGATTTGGGTCCGCTGTCAAAAAGACGCCACTTCTCTTTCATCTCTAGTTCAACTCCTCGTAGAGAAGGGCGCAGCAGAGCTCGGAAAATTTGGGCTCCAGCCCAAGCTCTCTGGAGTAGGCGACTATCCCTTCGCTCGGGTAGGCGATCCCATTTAGTCCCGATCTTAAGGCCAGCGCCTCCACCTCCACCTTCTCTTCGCCCGAGGCCCGCTCGCAACCTAGAAGGACCGGAACCTTGGGAAAGATCGAGCGGGCATGGGCAAATATCTCGCCCATCTCAAGTGGACTGGGAGGAGTTACCCCATCCATCGGGGTATCCGGTTTGGGGCTTAGGCCCACCAAGACCATGGAATCGACCGGATAGCGGGCGATCATTTCAAGGGCCCCATACTCGCCGTCTATCCGGCCCCGGTCGAGACCGATTACTACATGCGGGGCAACCCTAACCCCCTGTTCGCAGAGGAGAGAGAGCGACCTCTCGAAGTCGGTGGCGGCAGCCTTTAAGTGATAGACCCCCTTGATGGTCCGGTCGGAGCCGATCATATCGAGCATAGCCGCCTCTACCTTGGCCTCGCCGAGTGCTTTTGCCAGCTCCTCGTCGACCAGGCCGGTGTGGACGATCACCTTCAATCCGAGCTCATCCCTTATCCTCTTTAAGCTTTCGGCAAAGGGAAGAAGGGGAACTATCCCCCGGTGATCGGAGCCTCCGCTGACCAGAAGCCCTTTGGCTCCCTTATCCTTAAATTCGCTTGCCATCGCAAAGAGACGCTCCGGGTCCTTGGCCTCGTGCATGGCCTTTAAGATCTTGGCCTTGCAATGATCGCACTTGAGCGAGCAGTCGGCTCCCGTGATCGAGATGGGCACGAAATAGGGATCGGAAGAGTTCTTGAACTCATCCGTCTCATACCTCTTTATGGTCGGTGCATAGAAATAGACGTCGTCCATAAAATTCTCTTTTCTGATCTTGAAGGCCGAAGCGAGCTTCTCCTCAAACATGGCTTCCTCCTTATATGAACAAGATGATGGCATGACTACTTGCCGCACTTGATATTCTCCTCCTCTATGAGCTTGCGATAGGCCCCCGTTCCCTCTTTGCCGGTCTTAAATTCGGCCCTTGCCCGCTCGAAATCATCAACTTTCAATCTGGCTATCCAGCCTGCTCCGTATGGGTCCTTGTTGATGGCCGTAACCCCGGGGTAATCCTGAGCATCATCGTTCTTTGCTACCAATTCGCCGTCAAGCGGGGCGGGCAACGGTCCGACCCATTTTCCGCTCTCCATGATGGCGACCGGCTTGCCCCTCTTTACCAGGGTTCCCACCGGCTTGATCGTCGCCTTGGCCAAGATGCCCGAAAGGTTCTGAGCCGGATCGGTCAGGCCGATGGTGATCGTGCCGTCCCCCTCATCCCTCATCCAGACGTGCCGCTCGATCCAGTAGTAGAGGTCTTCCGGCAGGTAGCAGCCGCCTTCGGCTGCGATTCTTACGATCCCCTTATCGTAGACGAGCTGGCCGTGAGGGTTTAAATCGATCTCATCGGCCATCAGTTCATCCTCCTTAAAAGCATGTCGGCGGCCAAGGTGACCGGGTCGAAGGTGGGTGAGACCGACGGCACGTAAGCCGTCTCCAAAAAGGCGAGCTCTTTGACGCTTGCGCCAAGCTGCATGGCAAAGGAGAGGGCCATAAGCCTTCCCCAAACCCCTTCCTCGCCGACTATTTGAGCTCCGATCAGCCTTTTGGTCTTAGCATCGGCGATGAGTTTAATGGCCAGCTTGCGACCGCCCGGAAAGAAGGCGTCCGTAGACGAGGAGTCGAGCCTTGCCGATGCGATGCGGTGGCCGAGCCTCTCGGCCTCGGATGAGGAGAGCCCAACCGCCCCAACTTTAAGCCCGCCAAGATCGGAGATGGTCGTGCTTAAACCGGGACTAAGCGCGTGATCGCCTCCGGCGGCATTCATCCCGGCAACCTTGCCTTCGCGCACGGCGGCCGAGCCGAGAAAGCTCTTCTTGGGAGCACCTTTAATCTCGATGCAATCACCAGCCGCATAGATATCTGGTAGCGAGGTCTCCATCTTCGCATTCACCTCGATGGCGCCAAGGGGGCCGATCTTTGCTCCCGCCTCTTTGGCCAGACCAATCTGCCGCTCGCTTCCGATGGCCGCAATTATCATATCCGCCATAATCTTTTCTCCCTTGAGGATGATCCCCTCCGCCCGCTCGCCGCCGAATATCTCTTCGACCGGGCTTCCTAGGGTGAGCTCGATCCCGAGCCACTCAAGATGCTCAAAGAGTGGACCCGTCATATCGCCGTCCAAGAGGCTCAACAGAAGACCCTCTCTCGGCTTTACCACTTTTACGGCAAGTCCCCGTTTGCTTAGGGCCACCGCCATCTCCAGTCCGATCAGCCCGGCTCCGATGATGACGGCGCGGCGGCTTGCCTCAAGGGCGCCTACTATCCCCTCGCCGTCGTCTATCCCCTTGATGGTGAATATCCCCTTCTTGTCCGCCCCTTTAACCTTTGGAAGGAGCGGCTTGGATCCGGTCGCGATGATGAGCTTGTCGTAAGCGAGCAGGCCAAGATCGGTCTCGACCATTTTCCCGCCTGGATCGATTCTTTTAACGCTGGTTTCGAGATTGACCTCGATATCGCTCATGGCATAGAGTGAAGGTGGGTGGACGATGAGGTCTCTGACCCTCTTCACCTGACCCGAGACGGCAAAGGGAAGGCCGCAGGGCGAGTAGTGACTATGCCTATCCGACGAGATTATCCTTATGTTGGCCTCGGGATCGACCTTTCTGGCCTCAAAGGCGGCTGTTGCCCCGGCCGCGCCGCTCCCGATTATCAGCAAATCCATTTCGCCTCACCATTTCAAGGTGCAAAATTTAAGAGTTGGAACCCTTTATGCCTGGGCGCCCTTGTTGCTCATGCAGTCCCAGCCCTCGCGCTCCATCCTCTCTTTGATCTTGGCAAAAGCGGCCTCTCCTTGAAGGAGATCACCTTTCTCGCCAGCCAAGTTGGAGGCTTTGATCTTGCAGATCCAGCCCGCTCCGTAAGGATCCTCATTTACGGTCTGCGCTTTGGAGAGGATCTTCTCATTAACCTCTATGAGCTCACCGCTGACGGGAGCCTTGATCGGGCCGACGTATTTGCCCGACTCGATTATGGCAACCCTCTTGCCCCGCTCGAGCTCGAATCCGACCTTTCTGGGACGGACGTAGAGAAGGCTTCCGGCCACAAACTGGCCGACATCGGTCAGACCAGTTATGATCGTATCATCGCCCTCAAACCTGACCCACATCATCGAATCGACATCATAAAACGTCTCTTTGTCATCCGGGAAATTGCATCCCTCAAGTTCAAACATGCTTCTCCTCCTGTAAATTTGACTAGCTATGCGACCCCGGCCTGTGGAGTATCCATTATGTCCATCACGACTTCCAGAATATCCATCACTTTGAGCTTGCTCTCTTTGGAGACGGCATTGACCAGCGTCCTTTTGCACTGCTGACACGAGGTGATGAGTATATCGGCCCCGGTCTCTTCCGCCTGCTCTATAACTTTCTTGCCTATTTCAACCGGCAATTTGGCATCGACCACTTCCAGATCGCCGCCGCCGCCGCAACAGAGAGCATATTCTCTGTTATGCTTCATCTCGACAAATTCGGCGGCCGATATCGCCTCGATGATCTGCCTTGGCGCATCGTAGACGCTTGAGTTTCTGCCAAGATCGCAAGGGTCATGGTAGGTAACCTTGGCCTTGAGCTCGCCTAGCTTGATGCGGCCCTCATCGATGAGGTTCTTGATAAATTCGGTGTGATGAAACATTTGAACATCGGCCTCTTTATACTCGTGCATCCAGGTGTGAAAGCAGGAGGGACAGGAGAAGACCATCTTCTTTGCCCCTATCTCTTTCACCCTCTTCAGGTTGTGTTCTTTAAGCGGTTCTACGAAGTCGCCCATGCCGGCCACGATTAAGGGATAGCCGCAGCACCACTCCTCTTCACCCATGATCGTAAAATCTACTTCGGCTTTGTCGAGAAAAGTGACGAAGGTGGCCGGGATCGACTGGACGGCCGGAGAGAAACTGGCCATGCAGCCGACGAAATAGATGACTTCGGCAGAATCGCGCACGTAGAAGTCGTCTGGGGCCTCGTCCAGAAACTCGGCCCACATGGCCCGATCGACGTTGGGAAAGTTGGCCACATTGCGCTCAACCTCCATGGCGTCTTTCATCAGGTTCAAATTCTCCGGATAAGTCTTGTTATCCACCAGATGCTTGCGGACGGCTATCCGAAGTGACCTGGTATCGACGCCCCTTGGGCAGAGTTCTTTGCAGCGGGCGCAGAGGGTGCACTTGAAGACCTCCTGCAACTTCTCATCCAGCCCCAACTTGACATAGTTATGGATCAAGCGGGGGTTGAAGGTTGGCGAGCACTCGACAACCCTGCACTGTGAGGTGCAGGTGCCGCACTGAAAGCACTTATCGATATCGCCCCCGCCCTCTATCTTGCGTATTTTGTCTACAAGTCTGCTGTCCGCTTCCACGATGACTATCTCCTGACCGATTTATTTACCCATCTGGGAGAGAGGAAGTTTGACCAAGTTCCGGTGACATCTACATTATCGATCACCAGCTTATCTCCAGCGTCCTCTATCGGTTTCTCATCGACCTTGAACTTGTCGTAGAAGTTCTTATCGTAAGGGATGCCCGCCTTGTCCAAGAAGGGCTCGACCGGAGTCGAATTGAATTGGACCGCCGCTATCTCATATGGATCGGCCCCCATGCAGAGGGAAGCGACTTGATAGGGGAAGAGGACGGGTATCTTGAACTCCTCGGCCCCATCGGGGCGCGCCTTCTGGATCCATTGATTCTTATCCAAAGTGTTACCGCAACCTGGGCAATTGGTGCAGATGAGATCGGCGTGCGTCTCGTCCCTTATCGACTTGAGTTTGCGGAAGGTCTGAGATCTGGTCATCGTCCGGTTCATGATAATATGACGGAAACCGAATCCGCAGCACTCATAGAAGGCCGAGTAGTCGCTGGCCACATTGGCCCCGAGGGCATGAAGGAGGCCATCGACCACTTGAGGACGGTAGCCGCCGATGGCGTTCTCCATTATCCCCTTCCAGTAGTGGTCGCCGTAGTGGACGGCCACCGTGACCTTATCAAGCTTATATTTGGCCTTCTCGGCGATGCGGTCGCGCAGCGCATAGATGACATCGGAGACGTGGACGATGGACTCGGGAACGACTAGTTCGCGGCCGAGCTCCTTTAGATACTTCTTGACCTTGGCTCTGAGTTCATCCGATTCGATCAGCCAGTGCCTCGCCTCGGTATAGGTGGCAAACGAGGTTATGCAGTGGATGTTGAAGTTACGCTCCATGGTGTAGCACTCATGCCAGTTGCGGGCCAAGACCCCGACCAGAGCGGGTAGCGACTGGATGCCGGTTGCCCAATACATCCAACCGGTGCACGAGGTCTGGGCGTCGGGGTTGTAGTAGTCGATGCCGAGCTGATCCCAGATCCACCAGAGGCTCTTGGCCGCCCCCGGGTTTATGGAGCAGAGGTTACAGGATTTATGATCCCAGAAGTGATCCAAATGGACCTTCTTCTTGTAACCGGGAACCGTCTCGTATTCGGCGTAAGGCCCCTTGATCCGCATGATTTTGAGCTCTCCCGCCTTCTCCAGCTCTTCAAGCTTCTCATCCAAATGTCTGGCCTTCTCCAGATCGTGCGGATAGGCCGCCTTATTCGGACAGATGCCGCTCGGGCAGGGCTGTATCTTAATCCCTTTGCTCTTTTCTTCTTTGACTTGACTCTCTTTACTCATCGTTACCCTCCTCTTCGTACTCTTCTAGCTCTTCCTCGACGAGCTCGGCCAGAAATGGGCTGGCCGCCTTGAGCCTTTCGAGCGAGCCGTCCATCTGCCAAATCTTTTGAAGCTCATGGACAGTCTTGGGATTGACCCGCCAAGCCGATTCCACTCCGGCCAAGACGTCTACCCCTTTGAGCCCCTCATAATCATCCGGCTTGGCGCCGAGTCTCTTTCTGAGCTCTGGGATGAAGTTTCCCATCTTCTTGGTCTTGGGACCCCAGTCGGGGAAAAAATCGCCCTGGATCATGTCGGGCGAGATCTGGGTTCCAGTCATCATGATGCATTTAAGAACCCTGGTGAACGGCTTCATCGCCTCTTCGCTAAGGCCAAGGGCGTGAGAGATATCGCGCAAGATCATTACGGCGATGGCCGGCTGATTGCCCCTTGGGCACCTCACTATGCAGTAGTGGCACTGGGCGCAGGCGTAGATCTTCTCCCGCATGAGATCGAGTATCTCGGAATCGTTGCCATCCATCATGATCCGCATTACCTCGCGCGGATTATACTCGTTGAAGTGAGCGGCCGGGCAAATAGAAACGCAGGTGCCGCACCTCATGCAGTTCTTGACGGCGTGCTTGAACCTAAAATCGCTTGAGACCTCCTTGTAGAGAGGCCCCTCCTTAGGGCCGTGTTTTACGACCTCTTCTTCCCATTCCTTCCAACCTTTTGGCATCTCATTCCTCCTTAATTTGATGACCGTCCGTCTGAACAGAAAGTCCGGCCTTGAGTCGCTTTAAAAACAGAGTACCCGGTCGGCCTCAAAGGTCATGTCGACGATTGAGGCGGCTCCGGCCATCTCGACCCCTTCGATCAGGTCATCCTCCGTCAAACCCTCAACCTCCAAAGCCTGATGACAAG harbors:
- a CDS encoding 4Fe-4S dicluster domain-containing protein, which translates into the protein MEALKLDTSFAREIKEECGVDLFSCYQCKMCTSGCMVSSDMDHSPHALIKMVQMGKRNEVLSSSAIWLCASCETCTARCPQGIDFARAVDALRAIALRGKGPLKGRNVRIFNKVAMATIKKWGRMYEVGTTG
- a CDS encoding radical SAM protein, with protein sequence MDNPKQAVKDSPEYVKLSMAAAMTLRLSSGMFYRDAKLYCLNLLLTYAQGCSANCSYCGLARERKGSYEDKSFIRVDWPTHALDTVIERLAKDYAGHVERICISMITHRRVLEDTLTITRRLKGETDIPISVLVNPTIISESDFAALKAAGVQMVGIAVDAATEELFDENRGSRVKGPHNWERYWEALGEAARIFGKNNFGSHLISGLGESEREMAAAIQRVRDLGGRTHLFSFHPEEGSRLAKKEACEAGQYRRIQLARYLIDCDLSRAEKMQFDKEGRLSGFGLAEDELNRVIDSGSPFRTSGCPSKTIKEGACNRPFGDGPPSDIRSFPFKLNKNDVKKVRRQMAAG
- a CDS encoding geranylgeranyl reductase family protein; amino-acid sequence: MATRRYECDLLVVGAGPAGASAALGAAKNGLSVIVLEKKRPAGRPIQCAEYIPAQLLREVQNSSDFIVQRILGMKTFLPGGEASTDDSAGFIIERDKFDLSLLAEAAAYGAKILLKTQALSHEGGLVLTKDELGTFEIIPSVIIGADGPKSTVGDWMGSINTEFICAAQFVMPLTAQEEYTQVYFSKSFPGGYGWLFPKGEVANVGVGVDPKFGIAPINALKGFIGQLISEGRVKDRIIQRTAGLIPSGGLIDLVQGNMLLAGDAGGGPFTPSPGPGSSRPS
- a CDS encoding DUF169 domain-containing protein — translated: MDRIGVAIVGKKPRGMRRLGEEEKLTHCAMVARAREGETFFAEPANYKCALSRFNFGLQKRVDIFKSSVVKCLINYGHATGEEIARLALEAKPQLKEGKKYLIYFPLSERPLEPDVAIFIAPPLEMMELIHSIAKETGEVIQGCMSGVSAMCGEVTVIPIVTGRPNLSLGCCGARKFGKLKEDELLLGIPMTERYRRYGN
- a CDS encoding DUF116 domain-containing protein; protein product: MKEKWRLFDSGPKSAAENIAIDAALLEARAKNESQSSLRFLQFSPPSVLIGYHQTVEHEVRTGYCKKRGIDVGRRITGGGAIYFDPSQLGFEIIALRKEFGYRLDAITEKLTSGFTLGLGKLGIDAKFRPRNDIEVNGRKISGTGGVFEGDAFLFQGTLLVDFDVKEMIRALRVPVEKLAEHEISSAEERVTWISKELGCLPDLDQIKGAIEQGFAEALGIEFERKGLSDFEAVLIGQKLPYYNSTEWVDEIKEAIPLSRIVKSSFRAKAGLIRVQIVVDTTRRILRQALITGDFFVSPKQAIFNLEAALKDTPFDKAQEAIEAFFSKEENLAIDMFGLEPTDFILPIKEAIERADHTNLGFSLVEAGSLFAVNGDLKENLKSASVILLPYCAKLIECEYREKEGCIECGACTIGDAYRLARQSGLRPITIHNYEHLKGVLESCKEEGVKSYIGCCCEAFFNKRQRLFREAGMGGVLLDIDDVTCYDLDQEAQALKGDFKSQTSLKLPLLKKVIGVRGSG
- a CDS encoding radical SAM protein encodes the protein MFEEKLASAFKIRKENFMDDVYFYAPTIKRYETDEFKNSSDPYFVPISITGADCSLKCDHCKAKILKAMHEAKDPERLFAMASEFKDKGAKGLLVSGGSDHRGIVPLLPFAESLKRIRDELGLKVIVHTGLVDEELAKALGEAKVEAAMLDMIGSDRTIKGVYHLKAAATDFERSLSLLCEQGVRVAPHVVIGLDRGRIDGEYGALEMIARYPVDSMVLVGLSPKPDTPMDGVTPPSPLEMGEIFAHARSIFPKVPVLLGCERASGEEKVEVEALALRSGLNGIAYPSEGIVAYSRELGLEPKFSELCCALLYEELN
- a CDS encoding glycine cleavage system protein H, producing MADEIDLNPHGQLVYDKGIVRIAAEGGCYLPEDLYYWIERHVWMRDEGDGTITIGLTDPAQNLSGILAKATIKPVGTLVKRGKPVAIMESGKWVGPLPAPLDGELVAKNDDAQDYPGVTAINKDPYGAGWIARLKVDDFERARAEFKTGKEGTGAYRKLIEEENIKCGK
- a CDS encoding FAD-dependent oxidoreductase: MDLLIIGSGAAGATAAFEARKVDPEANIRIISSDRHSHYSPCGLPFAVSGQVKRVRDLIVHPPSLYAMSDIEVNLETSVKRIDPGGKMVETDLGLLAYDKLIIATGSKPLLPKVKGADKKGIFTIKGIDDGEGIVGALEASRRAVIIGAGLIGLEMAVALSKRGLAVKVVKPREGLLLSLLDGDMTGPLFEHLEWLGIELTLGSPVEEIFGGERAEGIILKGEKIMADMIIAAIGSERQIGLAKEAGAKIGPLGAIEVNAKMETSLPDIYAAGDCIEIKGAPKKSFLGSAAVREGKVAGMNAAGGDHALSPGLSTTISDLGGLKVGAVGLSSSEAERLGHRIASARLDSSSTDAFFPGGRKLAIKLIADAKTKRLIGAQIVGEEGVWGRLMALSFAMQLGASVKELAFLETAYVPSVSPTFDPVTLAADMLLRRMN
- a CDS encoding glycine cleavage system protein H, which produces MFELEGCNFPDDKETFYDVDSMMWVRFEGDDTIITGLTDVGQFVAGSLLYVRPRKVGFELERGKRVAIIESGKYVGPIKAPVSGELIEVNEKILSKAQTVNEDPYGAGWICKIKASNLAGEKGDLLQGEAAFAKIKERMEREGWDCMSNKGAQA
- a CDS encoding (Fe-S)-binding protein, translated to MEADSRLVDKIRKIEGGGDIDKCFQCGTCTSQCRVVECSPTFNPRLIHNYVKLGLDEKLQEVFKCTLCARCKELCPRGVDTRSLRIAVRKHLVDNKTYPENLNLMKDAMEVERNVANFPNVDRAMWAEFLDEAPDDFYVRDSAEVIYFVGCMASFSPAVQSIPATFVTFLDKAEVDFTIMGEEEWCCGYPLIVAGMGDFVEPLKEHNLKRVKEIGAKKMVFSCPSCFHTWMHEYKEADVQMFHHTEFIKNLIDEGRIKLGELKAKVTYHDPCDLGRNSSVYDAPRQIIEAISAAEFVEMKHNREYALCCGGGGDLEVVDAKLPVEIGKKVIEQAEETGADILITSCQQCKRTLVNAVSKESKLKVMDILEVVMDIMDTPQAGVA
- a CDS encoding heterodisulfide reductase-related iron-sulfur binding cluster; this translates as MSKESQVKEEKSKGIKIQPCPSGICPNKAAYPHDLEKARHLDEKLEELEKAGELKIMRIKGPYAEYETVPGYKKKVHLDHFWDHKSCNLCSINPGAAKSLWWIWDQLGIDYYNPDAQTSCTGWMYWATGIQSLPALVGVLARNWHECYTMERNFNIHCITSFATYTEARHWLIESDELRAKVKKYLKELGRELVVPESIVHVSDVIYALRDRIAEKAKYKLDKVTVAVHYGDHYWKGIMENAIGGYRPQVVDGLLHALGANVASDYSAFYECCGFGFRHIIMNRTMTRSQTFRKLKSIRDETHADLICTNCPGCGNTLDKNQWIQKARPDGAEEFKIPVLFPYQVASLCMGADPYEIAAVQFNSTPVEPFLDKAGIPYDKNFYDKFKVDEKPIEDAGDKLVIDNVDVTGTWSNFLSPRWVNKSVRR
- a CDS encoding 4Fe-4S dicluster domain-containing protein, with protein sequence MPKGWKEWEEEVVKHGPKEGPLYKEVSSDFRFKHAVKNCMRCGTCVSICPAAHFNEYNPREVMRIMMDGNDSEILDLMREKIYACAQCHYCIVRCPRGNQPAIAVMILRDISHALGLSEEAMKPFTRVLKCIMMTGTQISPDMIQGDFFPDWGPKTKKMGNFIPELRKRLGAKPDDYEGLKGVDVLAGVESAWRVNPKTVHELQKIWQMDGSLERLKAASPFLAELVEEELEEYEEEGNDE